DNA sequence from the Streptomyces sp. NBC_01264 genome:
CCTGAACGTCCTGCCTTTCGAGGACGAAGAGGGCAAGGCGCGGCTGTTCGAACAGATCCTCGGCAAGCCGCTGCCGCCGCGGGTCACGATCTATCCGCCCTTCTTCACGGACCACGGCCTGCGCCTCGAGCTCGCGGAGCGCGTGTTCATCAACCAGAACTGCACGTTCCTGGACTACGCCGGCATCCGGCTCGCCGCGCGGGTCATGGTCGGTCCGAAGGTCACGTTCATCACCAGCGGACACCCGGTCGATCCCGAGGAGCGGCGCCTGTAC
Encoded proteins:
- a CDS encoding DapH/DapD/GlmU-related protein; the encoded protein is MSSDRLMRIHSAEFQAMAERVLRVTELTSRLNVLPFEDEEGKARLFEQILGKPLPPRVTIYPPFFTDHGLRLELAERVFINQNCTFLDYAGIRLAARVMVGPKVTFITSGHPVDPEERRLYLTGAPIDVAENVWIGAGATILPGVTIGRDAVIAAGAVVADDVPPASLVTGGKATVNRRW